The region GAATTTGCCGCTCTTGCGTTTAAAATTATGACTGACCCATTTGTTGGACAGCTAACATTTATCCGTGTTTATAGAGGAAGCCTTGAAAGCGGTAGCTATGCTTACAACACAGTTCAAGACTGCAAAGAGAGAATCGGCCGCTTACTAAAAATGCACTCAAATAAACGTGAAGAGATTACTGAGCTTTTTGCTGGTGAAATTGGCGCTGTTGTTGGTCTAAAAAATACTCTAACAGGCGATACTCTTGCAAGTGAAAAAGATAAAGTTATCCTTGAGAGAATGGACTTCCCAGAGCCAGTTATCAGTGTTGCGGTTGAACCAAAAACAAAAGCAGATCAAGAAAAAATGGCGATCGCTCTTCAAAAACTAGCTCAAGAAGATCCAAGCTTTAGAGTTAGCACTGATGAAGAGAGCGGACAAACTATCATTAGTGGTATGGGTGAGCTTCACCTAGAGATCATTGTTGATCGTATGCTTCGTGAATTTAAAGTTGATGCTGAAGTTGGTCAGCCGCAAGTTGCATACCGTGAGACTATCCGTAAGGCAGTTGAACAAGAGTACAAGTATGCTAAACAATCAGGTGGTCGTGGTCAATATGGTCACGTGTTCTTACGCATCGAGCCACTTCCAGCTGCTAGCGGATTTGAATTCGTTAACGACATCAAAGGTGGTGTTGTTCCAAAAGAGTACATCCCAGCTGTTGAAAAAGGTTGTAAAGAAGCGCTTCAAAGCGGTGTTCTTGCAGGATACCCAGTTGAAGATGTTAAAGTTACACTTTTTGATGGTAGCTACCACGAAGTTGACTCATCTGAAATGGCATTTAAACTTGCTGCTTCAATGGGCTTTAAAGAGGGCGCTAGAAAAGCAGGTGCAGTTATACTTGAGCCTATGATGAAAGTTGAAGTTGAGACTCCAGAAGAGTATATGGGTGATGTTATTGGTGACCTTAATAAGCGCCGTGGCCAAGTAAATTCAATGGATGATAGAAATGGTGTAAAAATCATTGCTGCTTATTGTCCACTTGCTCAAATGTTTGGCTACTCAACAGATCTTCGCTCAATGACTCAAGGTCGTGCGACTTACTCTATGGAATTTGATCACTACGAAGAAGTTCCTAAAAACGTAAGTGAAGAGATTATTAAAAAGAGAAATGGCTAATTAGCCAAAATAGGGCAGAGTGATCTGCCCTTTAAAATTTAACTACTTGAGTAAAAATTTAAACTAACTTGTAAATTTGTCCTCATAGCTCAGCTGGATAGAGCGCAGAATTCCTAATTCTGAGGTCGTGAGTTCGAACCTCGCTGGGGACACCACTCCTGCTTTAAATACCGTGCAATAACAATCTTTTATAGAGTGCTTTTAATCATTTATATTTAGAATTCTTATTTTTATAAGTAGTTGTGTTTGATATATAAATAAATTTATTTTTTTAATGAATTATTTGTATGACCTCACTATCAATAAAATTTATCAACAAAAATTTTATATATTTAATAATCCATGCTAACATTTCAAAAATTTATTTAAGGAGAGTAGATGAAAAAAATTTTACTTTTAGGAGCCGTTTGTTGTATGTTGTCAGCTGATGTTAAAACTGTTAATATAAGCCCAGATGAGATCAAAAAATATGACCAGATTGTTGATATTAGAACTCCATCTGAATGGCAAGAGACTGGCATCATAACTGGTGCGAAGACCATCACTTTTGATCCAAGTAACAAGAGTGCATTTTTAGATGAGCTTTCAAAGGCGGTTGATATCAAAAAGCCTATCGCTCTTGTTTGTAGAAGTGGTAGAAGAAGCACAGCAGCAGCTGCAGCGATAGATAGCACAGATCTTAAGATTATAAATTTAGATGGTGGCATGAGTAGTTTGATCGAGCAAGGTTACAAAACTACACCTTATAAAAAATAGACAAATCTCTAAAATCTACATTTGACTACAAGATAAATTTATTTTGTAGTCAAAATTTATACTAAATAATAAATTTTATTATTTGATTAACCAGTGATTAACTCTAAGTCAATATAATTTCATCACATTTAAACAATAAAGAAGGAGACAAAATGTCAAAAGTTATTTTACAGTTAAACACAATTCAGGCTGATGCAAATGCACTTTATATCAAATTTCACGATCTTCACTGGA is a window of Campylobacter concisus DNA encoding:
- the fusA gene encoding elongation factor G: MAERKTPLHKVRNIGIAAHIDAGKTTTSERILFFTGMSHKIGEVHDGAATMDWMEQEKERGITITSAATTAFWKGYQVNLIDTPGHVDFTIEVERSMRVLDGAVAVFCSVGGVQPQSETVWRQANKYHVPRIVFVNKMDRIGANFFRVEEQIRERLKANPVPIQIPIGAEDNFKGVVDLVRMKAYVWNDEKKPTDYVEEEIPAEVKDKAEEYRAKLIEAVSETDDSLMEKFFAGEELTEEEIKKGIKAGCLRMTITPMLCGTAFKNKGIQPLLDAVVDYLPAPDEIAAINGVYEDGTEVTVESTDDGEFAALAFKIMTDPFVGQLTFIRVYRGSLESGSYAYNTVQDCKERIGRLLKMHSNKREEITELFAGEIGAVVGLKNTLTGDTLASEKDKVILERMDFPEPVISVAVEPKTKADQEKMAIALQKLAQEDPSFRVSTDEESGQTIISGMGELHLEIIVDRMLREFKVDAEVGQPQVAYRETIRKAVEQEYKYAKQSGGRGQYGHVFLRIEPLPAASGFEFVNDIKGGVVPKEYIPAVEKGCKEALQSGVLAGYPVEDVKVTLFDGSYHEVDSSEMAFKLAASMGFKEGARKAGAVILEPMMKVEVETPEEYMGDVIGDLNKRRGQVNSMDDRNGVKIIAAYCPLAQMFGYSTDLRSMTQGRATYSMEFDHYEEVPKNVSEEIIKKRNG
- a CDS encoding rhodanese-like domain-containing protein, with translation MKKILLLGAVCCMLSADVKTVNISPDEIKKYDQIVDIRTPSEWQETGIITGAKTITFDPSNKSAFLDELSKAVDIKKPIALVCRSGRRSTAAAAAIDSTDLKIINLDGGMSSLIEQGYKTTPYKK